The Stratiformator vulcanicus genome has a segment encoding these proteins:
- a CDS encoding tetratricopeptide repeat protein codes for MRNHIFPQTLLLTLLATCVTFGPASSAWALDEVLLLGDKDSVRGEIEEMSADKVVLKSGIRTKEVPTSEIEVIRFDAAPPRLNLVRVREENGDLAAALTDYLQMQSEVTDRNVKTELEFLIGRTLARQGLSDAAKRKEAIGKLETFRVSYPDFYRYYDSLNWLGKMYEADGNSTQLQSTYEELGKSPLPEFQLSAKLALARAALKAGQLDKAVADFQSVAQAPADTPALKQRKYEAMLGQAAVLQQQSKHDEAIAKVDEVVSASSPSDTAIQAEALLRKGDSLRLMNQPKDALLAYLHVDVLFAKEATFHSEALYRLAELWNAVGNTDRAVEARTQLAALYPDSKWLKQP; via the coding sequence ATGCGAAATCACATTTTCCCACAGACTCTGCTGCTGACCCTCCTCGCGACCTGTGTCACGTTCGGCCCGGCCTCCTCGGCTTGGGCACTCGACGAGGTCCTTCTTCTCGGCGACAAAGACTCGGTCCGCGGCGAGATCGAAGAAATGTCGGCCGATAAGGTCGTGTTGAAATCGGGGATTCGGACCAAAGAGGTACCGACGAGTGAAATCGAGGTCATCCGCTTCGACGCGGCACCACCGCGACTGAATCTGGTCCGCGTGCGAGAGGAGAACGGCGACCTGGCCGCAGCACTCACCGATTACCTGCAGATGCAAAGCGAAGTCACCGACCGGAACGTGAAGACCGAATTGGAATTTCTGATCGGCCGAACGCTCGCCCGCCAAGGCTTGAGCGATGCGGCCAAGCGGAAGGAAGCGATCGGCAAGTTGGAGACTTTTCGCGTCTCTTACCCCGACTTTTACCGCTATTACGATTCGCTGAACTGGCTCGGCAAGATGTACGAGGCGGACGGCAACTCGACTCAGTTGCAGTCCACGTATGAAGAATTGGGCAAGTCGCCGCTGCCGGAATTCCAACTCTCGGCGAAGCTCGCACTGGCGCGAGCGGCGTTGAAGGCCGGACAACTCGACAAGGCCGTCGCCGATTTCCAATCGGTCGCCCAAGCCCCGGCCGATACCCCGGCCCTAAAGCAGCGCAAATATGAGGCGATGCTCGGCCAGGCCGCCGTCCTGCAGCAGCAGTCGAAACATGACGAAGCCATTGCGAAGGTCGATGAAGTCGTCAGCGCATCATCTCCCAGCGACACGGCGATTCAGGCCGAAGCCTTACTGCGCAAGGGGGACAGCCTGCGATTGATGAACCAGCCGAAGGATGCGTTGCTCGCCTATTTACACGTCGACGTGCTGTTCGCCAAAGAAGCGACGTTTCACTCTGAGGCGTTGTATCGACTGGCCGAACTTTGGAACGCGGTCGGCAATACCGACCGGGCCGTCGAAGCACGGACGCAGTTGGCCGCGCTCTACCCCGACAGCAAATGGCTGAAGCAGCCGTAA